The Cloacibacterium caeni region CTGCTAATTATTGGTCTGCAGGGCAAATTATTTTTATTAAGCCAAGAATGACATTAGAGATATTATTTTCTTGTTTTGTAAGTAAATAATTATTTTTTTCTAAGGAAAAGAATAACTCGATTTTGAATTTTTTCTTTCGTTTTTATTTTTTATTTATGATATATATAGAAACAAAAAAAACAACAAATTTAGTTTAGATTAAAAAAAAAAATTAAATGATTAAATTAAAAAATATATTTATGTTATTTGTAAAAAAATAAGTACCTTTTATATTGATTATTATGTAATTTTAATGCGCTTTATGGTAGATTTCTGGAAAAAAAACAGTAATTTTATAGCTAACTAAATATTAAACTTATGAACATTTTTAAGAAGTATGTAGTACTTTTCTTAGTGTTATTGGTTTTGAAAAATACAGCACAAGAGAAAAAAAATTTAGTTTACTCAACAAGTAAATCTACAAGTGGGATGGTAAATGATACCCTTCCTAAAGACAAGAAAAAAAATTATAACCGTTGGTCAGCTAATTTGAATGCGGGGATTAATGTAGGTATTCGCCCTTTTACTGATGGCTATTATGCAGCCAATCCTAATTACATTTCGAATCCAGAATTAAACCATTTCGATCTTAATGTAAGAAAAATGTTTAACACCAAGTTTGGGCTAAGACTAGGTGTTGCATATGATAATTTTAAAGCAGAGACTAAAAGCCCTCCTTTTAATAACAACATGTACCGAGCTACTTTAGAAGGGGTGATGAATTTGCATAGAATGATGAGATGGGAAGAATTTACAGATACTTTTGGACTTCAGTTTCATTTCGGACCAGGTTTTTCCTTTTTACACGCTCCTAATACTAAAACTTTTAGCAACTATGATAATATTTTTAGTATTGTAGGAGGTGCAACCTTATTGATTAAAGTTTCAGATAGGTTAGTTCTAAATGCAGATTATACTTTAGTGAGCAATCTCACGCACCATGTTACATTAGATGGGAAAACAAAATTAGACCCAAGTTTAAGTAGAACGGGTTCCATATATAATACTGCTTTAGGAGTAACTTTTTATTTTGGTAAAAAACAGAAGCATGCAGATTGGTATTGGGAAAAAGATACTAGCAAAAAAGAGTATAACAATTTGTTAGCCAGAATTGAAGGTTTAGAAAATAAGATTGCAGAAAAAGGAGATTTAACAGAGGAAGTTAGAAATTACATCAATAATAATTTTGGAGACTTACAGAATACTGTAAATAACTTTAATGATAATTATACAAATGTTCAAATGAAGAACATGATTAATGGGCAGTATGTAAATGTTTTCTTTGACTTTGATGAAACGAGAATCACTCCTGGAAGCATCTCTGCCATTAATTTCTTAATTAAATACCTTAATGCTAATCCTAATGCAAATGTAGATGTAATAGGTTATGCAGATGAGTTAGGTGATTTTAATTATAACATTAATTTGTCAAAAAGAAGAGCCGAAAGGGTAATGGAAATGATAGTAAGATCTGGCATAGATGCTAAACGCTTGAAATTAGTAGTGAAAGGAGAAGATAATTCAGTTCCTAAAGAATCTAAATTGGCAAGACAGTTGGTAAGAAGAGTTGCCTTTAAGGTATCTGAATAGAAGACATAAAAATATTATAAAAAGACTTATGGAAACATAAGTCTTTTTTTATTACACTATCTCAGAATGGGTGTAAGTTAAAAAGTTAAGGTTTGGATCTTATCATCTGAGCCTTTTTCTAAAAATAAATATAAATAGGTTTATAACCAAACCTCAATTGGTCCATTTTTGGTAGCCTCTACTAAAGCGAGATACGCAGCCGACTTTACGACACCACGACTCCAGACCTCCGCGATTTCACGTCTACAGAATTCCGAAATTTTTCTTTTCCTCCCTTCCTTCGACTTCGCTCAGGATGACAAAGGTGGAAAAATTTCTTTCACTCTCAGTACTCAACTCTTGGTTCTCATATCTCACATCTCACATGCTGGGGCTCTTATATCATCAACTTTACGACTTCACGACTTCACAACTTCACAATTCCATAAATTCATGCTTCACCAATTCACTCTTGACACTTAGCTCTGCTACAAATAAAAAACTCTCTAGCGGATACCAGAGAGTCATATATTGAGGTTTACCATCGAAAAAATTAATGGTAAAAAACCTTTAATAGTGCAGCAAACTAAGTTTTTTTACTGAGTATGCTTATTTTCTTGTACCTTTTTAGCAAAATAGATACTTGCCGCAATTCCTGTTATAAGTAAAGGGTATGTTAAATCACTAATAGGAGCATTTGGAGCATCTGCCGCATCACCGTCTCCTTCATCTCCAAAACCTGGATCATCCCCATCTTGGGCGAAAATTATGGTAGAGAACGTAACAAAAAATATAAATAAAAAATGTTTAAGCATGGCGAAAATTATTTAATGATTATTGTTTGTATGTTTTTTATTTCATTGTTTTTGTCAAAGATATTTAAATAATAAATCCCAGGACTTAGTTTTTGTTGAAACTTAATATGTGCAGATTTATTATTGGCTTTGATATTTTGTGAATCTATTAATTGTCCTGCAGTATTAAATATTTTATAGGAGTAGCCTGACAATGCATTTTCAAAAGAAATATTTATTCCTTGTTCTGAAGTAGTGGGATTAGGATATATCAATAATGATGAAGCTTTAGGTGTTGTAGTTCCTAAAGTAGAAGCTACAAAGTTTATTTTGAAACGATTTCCAGAGCTTAATGCGTCAGAGGTAATTTGAAATTCATATTCAAAAATACTACCGTCTAAAGCAATAGGAGTAGAGGTTTTTAAGAAGGTGTCTTCTAAAAAAGCCTGCCCTGAGAAGGTGAAATCTTCAGTAAAAATTTTCAATTTATAGTTTGAATTTACAGTAGTTTGTGCTAATCTAAGCATTAAAAAATCATTATCTTGAATTGGAGCTCTATGCTCTGAAGATAAAGAACGTGTATCAGTGTAGAATGCTAAAGTTTCACTTGGATTACTGATTTTAGGGACATCGTTTGTATCATATGCATTATTTCCTCCAGAATAAAACCCTGCTACAACAGCATCTTTTTTGTTCCAAATATTGTTTTCTTCCTTGTGTAAAGTTACTCTTAGTCGCTCTGAAGAGACTGTGTTTGCAACTCTATTGAAAACTATATTTGAGTTTGAAGTTGCTTTATGGGTTTCCTTTATTGTTAACGTAGATGTTCCAGACGTAGCTTTTACAAAGAAAGCTTCACCTGATTGCATTATGGTACTTTGGTTCGCCGGATTAGGGTCACTTCCAGGATTTCTTTTAGTTTCATAGTCACTGTATCCATTAACATCATCCCAAGTTACATAAGCACCATATGATCCAAATGTTGGGTCGATAAACCATATTTTTTTTCCAATTCCACTGTTTGAGACATCATTTAGAATTGTTTTAAAGTCTATTGGGCTTGCATATGGATTACCTACAATAAAATAAGTGGTTGATGGAACGTTAGAATAGACAACATTTCCAGTGATTAAATTCCCT contains the following coding sequences:
- a CDS encoding OmpA family protein, producing MNIFKKYVVLFLVLLVLKNTAQEKKNLVYSTSKSTSGMVNDTLPKDKKKNYNRWSANLNAGINVGIRPFTDGYYAANPNYISNPELNHFDLNVRKMFNTKFGLRLGVAYDNFKAETKSPPFNNNMYRATLEGVMNLHRMMRWEEFTDTFGLQFHFGPGFSFLHAPNTKTFSNYDNIFSIVGGATLLIKVSDRLVLNADYTLVSNLTHHVTLDGKTKLDPSLSRTGSIYNTALGVTFYFGKKQKHADWYWEKDTSKKEYNNLLARIEGLENKIAEKGDLTEEVRNYINNNFGDLQNTVNNFNDNYTNVQMKNMINGQYVNVFFDFDETRITPGSISAINFLIKYLNANPNANVDVIGYADELGDFNYNINLSKRRAERVMEMIVRSGIDAKRLKLVVKGEDNSVPKESKLARQLVRRVAFKVSE